One part of the Streptomyces sp. AM 2-1-1 genome encodes these proteins:
- a CDS encoding low temperature requirement protein A codes for MAERTVPLLRTMRGRDPDEEHRASTPLELLFDLTFVVAVSQAASQLHHALAEDHVGAGLTGYAAVFFAIWWAWMNFTWFASAYDTDDVPYRLVTLVQMAGVLVLAAGVPAAFEDGDFTVVVVGYVIMRIAMIAQWLRAASQHPEGRRCAVRYATGIAVAQVGWVARLAVPDGWQPATFVLLVLVELAVPAWAESGGNTTGWHPEHIAERYGLFTIIVLGEVILASLAAVQSAVTDQGLSAPVLLIATGGLLLVFGLWWMYFTGGEIGLPTLRSALTWGYAHYGVFASLAALGAGLEAAVDATGHHAHLSVRTAALAVAVPVAIVLLLLGALHRMTGTGGAEHTAVVASGALVVLALGFAGPALHLGGAVLGMGLAVAATVAADTAVLRRRAATR; via the coding sequence ATGGCGGAGCGGACGGTCCCCCTCCTGCGCACGATGCGGGGGCGGGACCCCGACGAGGAGCACCGGGCATCGACTCCGCTGGAACTGCTCTTCGACCTGACCTTCGTGGTCGCGGTCTCCCAGGCGGCCTCGCAGCTCCACCACGCGCTGGCCGAGGACCACGTGGGCGCCGGACTGACCGGGTACGCGGCGGTCTTCTTCGCCATCTGGTGGGCCTGGATGAACTTCACCTGGTTCGCGTCCGCCTACGACACCGACGACGTGCCGTACCGGCTGGTGACACTGGTGCAGATGGCGGGCGTCCTGGTGCTCGCCGCCGGGGTGCCCGCCGCCTTCGAGGACGGGGACTTCACGGTCGTCGTGGTCGGGTACGTCATCATGCGCATCGCGATGATCGCGCAGTGGCTCCGGGCCGCGTCGCAGCATCCGGAGGGCCGCCGGTGCGCCGTGCGGTACGCGACGGGCATCGCGGTGGCGCAGGTCGGCTGGGTGGCCCGGCTGGCGGTTCCGGACGGGTGGCAGCCGGCCACCTTCGTGCTGCTCGTCCTGGTCGAACTGGCCGTCCCCGCCTGGGCCGAGTCCGGTGGGAACACCACCGGTTGGCACCCCGAGCACATCGCGGAGCGGTACGGCCTCTTCACAATCATCGTGCTCGGCGAGGTCATCCTCGCCTCGCTCGCGGCGGTCCAGTCGGCCGTCACCGACCAGGGCCTGTCCGCGCCCGTCCTGCTGATCGCGACCGGCGGGCTGCTGCTGGTCTTCGGCCTCTGGTGGATGTACTTCACCGGCGGCGAGATCGGCCTGCCCACCCTGCGCTCCGCCCTGACGTGGGGGTACGCCCACTACGGCGTGTTCGCCTCGCTGGCCGCGCTCGGCGCGGGGCTGGAGGCGGCCGTGGACGCCACCGGCCACCACGCGCACCTGTCCGTACGGACCGCCGCGCTGGCCGTCGCCGTACCGGTGGCGATCGTCCTCCTCCTGCTCGGCGCGCTGCACCGCATGACCGGCACGGGCGGCGCCGAGCACACCGCCGTGGTGGCGTCCGGCGCGCTGGTCGTCCTGGCGCTGGGGTTCGCGGGTCCGGCGCTGCACCTGGGCGGCGCGGTGCTCGGCATGGGGCTCGCGGTCGCCGCGACCGTGGCCGCCGACACGGCGGTGCTCCGACGGCGCGCGGCGACCCGGTAG
- a CDS encoding multidrug efflux SMR transporter, giving the protein MSWLFLMGAILCEVTGTLALRASEGFRKKVWLAPVLLAYVVSFGFLALALSHDMAIGVAYGIWSACGVALTAVLARRLFGEPLTRLMGLGIALIAGGVLLIEVGAHP; this is encoded by the coding sequence GTGAGCTGGCTCTTCCTGATGGGCGCGATCCTCTGCGAGGTCACCGGCACCCTCGCCCTGCGCGCCTCCGAGGGCTTCCGCAAGAAGGTGTGGCTGGCGCCGGTCCTCCTCGCGTACGTCGTCTCCTTCGGCTTCCTCGCGCTGGCGCTCTCGCACGACATGGCGATCGGCGTCGCGTACGGCATCTGGTCCGCCTGCGGAGTCGCACTGACCGCCGTCCTCGCCCGTCGCCTCTTCGGCGAACCGCTCACCCGGCTGATGGGCCTCGGCATCGCCCTGATCGCCGGCGGCGTCCTGCTGATCGAGGTGGGCGCCCACCCGTGA
- a CDS encoding SMR family transporter, giving the protein MFLGGAIVSEVAATLALRAALDDPPWFALVVAGYAGAFTLLALVLREGMPIGVAYGIWGASGVAATAVLAALLFGDPLTWPMGLGVVAVAAGVMTVEIGAQRAVAARDAAAATPPASAAASGPEETPS; this is encoded by the coding sequence CTGTTCCTCGGCGGGGCGATCGTCTCCGAGGTCGCGGCGACGCTCGCCCTGCGGGCCGCGCTCGACGACCCTCCGTGGTTCGCGCTGGTGGTCGCCGGTTACGCCGGCGCGTTCACGCTCCTCGCGCTGGTGCTGCGCGAGGGCATGCCGATCGGTGTGGCGTACGGGATCTGGGGCGCGAGCGGGGTCGCCGCCACCGCCGTCCTGGCCGCCCTCCTCTTCGGCGATCCGCTGACCTGGCCGATGGGCCTCGGTGTCGTCGCGGTGGCCGCCGGGGTCATGACGGTGGAGATCGGCGCCCAGCGCGCCGTGGCCGCCCGGGATGCGGCTGCCGCCACCCCTCCGGCGTCCGCCGCCGCGTCCGGCCCCGAGGAGACCCCCTCGTGA
- a CDS encoding aminotransferase class I/II-fold pyridoxal phosphate-dependent enzyme has protein sequence MGALVERARQDYEELAGRGLSLDLTRGKPAPAQLDLSAELLSLPAGRYTAADGTDVRNYGGLQGLTELREIFAEQLQVPVAQLLAAGNSSLELMHDALVHALLSVVPGAESRWVDQGRIAFLCPVPGYDRHFALCERFGIDMIPVPMTGSGPDMDTVERLVAEDPAVKGIWCVPKYSNPDGTVYSDETVARLAAMETAAPDFRIFWDNAYAVHHLTEERVEIADLLAACDEAGHADRVFVFGSTSKITLAGAGVAFFGASPANVKWLLANSAKRSIGPDKVNQLRHAMLLRDADGVSELMERQRAALQPKFEAVQRILEAELGHTGLASWTKPKGGYFVSLEVTEGCAKEVVRRAGAAGIVLTPAGATHPYGDDPLDSVIRIAPSYPTQGELEEAILGLTACVRVVGYEKRLAAR, from the coding sequence CTGGGCGCCCTTGTCGAGCGTGCCAGGCAGGACTACGAGGAACTGGCCGGCCGCGGCCTCTCCCTCGACCTGACCCGGGGGAAGCCGGCGCCCGCGCAGCTCGATCTCTCCGCGGAACTGCTGAGCCTGCCGGCCGGCCGGTACACCGCCGCCGACGGCACCGACGTACGCAACTACGGCGGCCTCCAGGGCCTGACCGAGCTCCGGGAGATCTTCGCCGAGCAGCTCCAGGTGCCGGTGGCGCAACTGCTCGCGGCCGGCAACTCCAGCCTGGAGCTGATGCACGACGCTCTGGTGCACGCGCTCCTCAGCGTCGTGCCGGGCGCCGAGTCGCGCTGGGTGGACCAGGGCCGGATCGCGTTCCTCTGTCCGGTCCCGGGTTACGACCGGCACTTCGCGCTCTGCGAGCGGTTCGGCATCGACATGATCCCCGTGCCGATGACCGGGTCGGGGCCGGACATGGACACCGTCGAGCGGCTGGTCGCGGAGGACCCGGCCGTCAAGGGCATCTGGTGCGTCCCGAAGTACAGCAACCCGGACGGCACGGTCTACAGCGACGAGACCGTGGCCCGGCTGGCCGCGATGGAGACCGCCGCACCCGACTTCCGCATCTTCTGGGACAACGCGTACGCGGTGCACCACCTCACCGAAGAGCGGGTGGAGATCGCCGACCTGCTCGCCGCGTGCGACGAGGCCGGCCACGCGGACCGGGTGTTCGTGTTCGGCTCCACCTCCAAGATCACCCTGGCCGGCGCGGGCGTCGCCTTCTTCGGCGCGTCCCCGGCCAACGTCAAGTGGCTCCTCGCCAACAGCGCGAAGCGGTCCATCGGCCCGGACAAGGTCAACCAGCTGCGACACGCGATGCTCCTGCGCGACGCGGACGGCGTAAGCGAGTTGATGGAACGTCAGCGTGCGGCGTTGCAGCCCAAGTTCGAGGCGGTGCAGCGCATCCTCGAAGCCGAGCTGGGCCACACCGGTCTCGCCTCCTGGACGAAGCCCAAGGGCGGCTACTTCGTCAGCCTGGAGGTCACGGAGGGCTGTGCGAAGGAGGTCGTACGGCGCGCCGGTGCGGCCGGGATCGTGCTCACCCCGGCCGGGGCCACCCACCCGTACGGCGACGACCCGCTCGACTCCGTCATCCGGATCGCCCCCAGCTACCCGACGCAGGGGGAGCTGGAGGAGGCCATCCTCGGGCTGACCGCCTGCGTGCGGGTCGTCGGCTACGAGAAGCGGCTCGCCGCGCGGTGA